The Vulpes lagopus strain Blue_001 chromosome 6, ASM1834538v1, whole genome shotgun sequence genome has a segment encoding these proteins:
- the LOC121492699 gene encoding serine/arginine repetitive matrix protein 1-like, which yields MKQIKMNYSPGPPSHPLTSKRGKRSVGGQIKALWPRVTSVLVVHLRAVERKTVPTGGLWLLEPRSPAGRAARSSAWSQSVLGELDAAGGPRPSSRAEIELDFEEINQSAENKTKQNKNGSRGLGRVVASPSPTRVVRAGGRRLRTAPKPRLPPQLLSLDVQKEELPSSPPSPPPPRLVPHTHPRWPADPFPHLFFPSSEKSLAPEPAPAESFLSPLPLPRGPPPAIAPATTSVPLNRFLLHVNTYYRKGEDGAASHYPEDIFRGSRRSGGSEGNLRTSERGPLSCPRTVVCTSLGTTNPESDPQLPPRAHLPLASPPRCSSLASKPRRWAAQTRPGVVPGRSARPRAPLAPARASRARAAASWAVAAPARALPLGCASRTPAGPGPRTRWLLRGLRGGLGRPRPEERPVPAPTPATSLLTLSRASAPSFPSGHIP from the exons ATGAAGCAAATCAAGATGAATTACAGCCCTggccctccctcccatcctctgaCATCTAAACGGGGAAAGAGATCGGT TGGGGGGCAGATAAAAGCCCTTTGGCCGAGGGTCACCTCCGTCCTTGTTGTTCACTTGAGAGCAGTGGAGAGGAAAACGGTCCCCACGGGCGGACTTTGGCTTCTGGAGCCGCGCAGCCCAGCGGGCCGGGCCGCCCGGAGCTCCGCCTg GTCCCAGAGCGTCTTGGGAGAGCTGGATGCTGCAGGCGGACCTCGGCCTAGTTCGCGGGCTGAAATAGAACTCGATTTCGAGGAAATCAATCAAtctgcagaaaacaaaacaaaacaaaacaaaaatggaagtcGAGGTTTGGGAAGGGTTGTCGCATCCCCATCCCCAACTCGAGTGGTGCGCGCTGGGGGGCGGAGACTCAGGACTGCTCCCAAGCCCCGTCTCCCACCTCAGCTCCTCTCCCTGGACGTCCAGAAGGAAGAATTACCCTCttcaccccccagccccccgcccccccgccttGTTCCTCACACCCATCCCCGCTGGCCCGCTGACCCTTTCCCGCACCTCTTTTTCCCTTCAAGTGAGAAAAGCCTGGCTCCCGAGCCAGCGCCAGCGGAGTCGTTCCTCTCGCCCCTCCCGCTCCCACGCGGGCCCCCTCCAGCCATCGCTCCTGCCACCACCTCGGTTCCACTCAATCGATTTTTGCTGCATGTCAACACTTATTACCG CAAAGGAGAAGATGGTGCAGCCTCGCATTACCCTGAGGATATTTTCAGAGGCTCCCGGAGAAGTGGTGGCTCAGAAGGCAACCTACGCACCTCCGAAAGGGGACCCCTTTCGTGTCCCCGCACTGTTGTCTGCACGTCCCTTGGGACAACCAACCCGGAATCTGATCCTCAGCTGCCGCCACGCGCCCACCTCCCTCTGGCATCCCCACCCCGCTGCTCCTCGCTAGCGTCGAAGCCGCGGCGCTGGGCAGCACAGACCCGCCCCGGGGTCGTTCCGGGGCGCAGCGCCCGCCCCCGCGCTCCCCTCGCCCCCGCACGCGCCTCCCGGGCCCGGGCTGCGGCGTCGTGGGCGGTCGCGGCTCCAGCCCGAGCACTGCCTCTTGGCTGCGCCTCAAGGACGCCTGCCGGGCCCGGGCCGCGGACCCGCTGGCTTCTCCGCGGTCTCAGAGGTGGCCTGGGGAGGCCCAGGCCGGAGGAGCGCCCAGTCCCCGCACCCACCCCCGCCACATCCCTCCTCACCCTCTCTCGGGCTTCGGCGCCTTCATTCCCGAGCGGCCATATACCTTGA